Proteins from a genomic interval of Danio rerio strain Tuebingen ecotype United States chromosome 4, GRCz12tu, whole genome shotgun sequence:
- the LOC137491278 gene encoding uncharacterized protein: MKTNVLFISDLIKENKGRKEDQHHFKIEEKTHLQTEGILKRRDKNRFTCTQCGKSFGRKWDLKIHMRIHTGEKPFTCTQCGKGFSRSSHLNEHMKIHSGKKPFTCTQCGKSFGRNLDLKTHMTIHTGENTFTCTQCGKSFGRKWDLKIHMRIHTGEKPFTCTQCGKRFSRSSHLNNHKKIHTREKPFTCTQCGKTINCSSRPNKHMRIHTGEKPFTCTQCGKSFGRKWDLKIHMRIHTGEKPFTCTLCGKSFSRSSHLNEHMKMHTGERPFTCTQCGKSFSRSSHFNRHMMIHTGEKPFTCT; the protein is encoded by the coding sequence atgaaaactaatgttttatttatttcagacctaattaaagagaATAAGGGGAGGAAAGAGGATCAACATCAtttcaaaattgaggaaaaaactcatttacagactgaaggcattttgaaaaggagagacaagaatcgtttcacatgcactcagtgtggaaagagttttggaagaaaatgggatcttaagattcacatgaggatccacactggagagaaaccattcacatgcactcagtgtgggaagggtttcagccgatcatcacaccttaatgaacacatgaagattcattccggaaagaaaccattcacatgcactcagtgtgggaagagttttggaagaaatttAGATCTTAAGACTCACATgacaatccacactggagagaacacattcacatgcactcagtgtgggaagagttttggaagaaaatgggatcttaagattcacatgaggatccacactggagagaaaccattcacatgcactcaatgtgggaagcgtttcagccgatcatcacaccttaataatcACAAGAagatccacactagagagaaaccctTTACTTGCACCCAGTGTGGAAAGACTATTAACTGCTCATCACGCcctaataaacacatgaggatccacactggagagaaaccattcacctgcactcagtgtgggaagagttttggaagaaaatgggatcttaagattcacatgaggatccacactggagagaaaccattcacatgcactctgtgtgggaagagtttcagccgatcatcacaccttaatgaacacatgaagatgcacactggagagagaccattcacatgcactcaatgtgggaagagtttcagccgatcatcacactttaatcgacacatgatgatccacactggagagaaaccattcacttgtacttaa